In a single window of the Rhodamnia argentea isolate NSW1041297 chromosome 2, ASM2092103v1, whole genome shotgun sequence genome:
- the LOC115748883 gene encoding DNA-dependent metalloprotease WSS1-like isoform X2, translating to MNQGDLHKVWEIKALKRKPAEDEARKILERIAHQVQPIMRKRRWRVMLLFEFCPTNARLLGLNVGRGAHVKLRLRRPNRDDLFYPYDQVLDTVLLKLCHDVHGPHDAKFYKLWDELRKECEELMANGMTGTGQGFDLPGRRLGGFSKKPHISQLRQTAWAAAERRAVLGSLLPSGPRRLGGNSSIMVLSSAQAAAMAAERRLQDDIWCGSKFEDGGGDEKSNPDILLNIENEIKTPSKSRHDNAGSQASHSISRKRIRETNEASASQSSSSDVDQNYVDLTGNDRTCGAADDLSCAHQRRKFESDNVFDSKFKCHLGNASFGMQYNLTSRPVTFVHYAVNKVSLRWD from the exons atgaaccagGGCGATCTGCACAAGGTATGGGAAATCAAGGCCCTGAAGAGGAAGCCTGCAGAAGACGAAGCCCGGAAGATCCTCGAGCGGATCGCCCATCAGGTTCAACCCATCATGCGCAAGCGTCGGTGGAGGGTCATGCTTCTCTTTGAATTCTG TCCAACGAATGCGCGTCTTCTGGGTTTGAATGTGGGTCGTGGCGCGCATGTGAAGCTGAGGCTTCGCAGGCCTAATAGAGACGATCTTTTCTATCCTTATGATCAAGTCCTCGACACAGTGCTTCTCAAGCTCTGCCACGACGTGCACGGCCCTCACGATGCCAAGTTCTACAAGCTCTGGGATGAACTTAGAAAG GAGTGTGAGGAGTTGATGGCCAATGGAATGACCGGCACCGGCCAGGGTTTTGATCTTCCTGGGAGGCGTCTTGGTGGTTTCTCTAAAAAGCCACATATTTCACAACTGCGGCAAACTGCTTGGGCTGCTGCAGAGAGGAGAGCAGTTTTGGGTTCTCTCCTACCATCTGGACCGAGGCGTCTTGGTGGCAATAGTAGCATCATGGTACTTAGTTCAGCACAAGCTGCTGCAATGGCTGCAGAAAGGAGATTGCAGGATGACATCTGGTGTGGCTCTAAATTCGAAGATGGCGGCGGGGATGAAAAAAGTAACCCTGATATTCTGCTTAATATAGAGAATGAGATCAAAACCCCTTCAAAATCGAGGCATGATAATGCAGGAAGCCAAGCTTCGCATTCGATCTCTCGGAAAAGAATTCGTGAAACGAATGAAGCTTCAGCTTCACAATCATCCAGCAGTGATGTGGATCAGAATTATGTGGATTTAACAGGGAATGACAGGACATGTGGCGCAGCAGATGATCTCAGCTGTGCCCATCAGAGAAGAAAATTTGAATCAGATAATGTATTCGATTCTAAATTCAAATGTCATCTGGGGAATGCTTCATTTGGCATGCAATACAATTTGACCTCTCGGCC TGTAACTTTTGTACATTATGCAGTCAATAAAGTTTCTTTGAGGTGGGACTAG
- the LOC115748865 gene encoding zinc transporter 11 translates to MSRSFLLFLSLLLSLLIAAAAHGGGHDEQDADHNDPPVDLRSKSLILAKIWCLILVFVGTFVGGVSPYFLKWNEAFLVLGTQFAGGVFLGTALMHFLSDANATFGDLTEKDYPFAFMLACAGYLLTMLADCAISHVYGKKEGQSSRSIGDLEVQGSTVQGKGSSANGATHHHPASVHVGSLSDSILLIVALCFHSFFEGIAIGVAETKADAWKALWTISLHKIFAAIAMGIALLRMMPNRPLLSCVSYAFAFAISTPVGVAVGIIIDATSQGAVADWIYAISMGLACGVFIYVSINHLLSKGYLPQRAVSVDTPIHKFLAVTLGVGVIAIVMIWDT, encoded by the exons ATGTCTCgctctttcctcctcttcctctctctcctcctgtcCCTCCTCATCGCCGCTGCCGCTCACGGCGGCGGCCACGACGAGCAGGACGCCGACCACAATGATCCACCCGTTGACCTGCGATCCAAGTCCCTGATCCTCGCCAAGATCTGGTGCCTCATCCTGGTCTTCGTCGGCACGTTCGTCGGCGGCGTGTCCCCTTACTTCCTGAAGTGGAACGAGGCGTTCCTGGTTCTGGGGACGCAGTTCGCCGGAGGGGTGTTCCTGGGGACGGCGCTGATGCACTTCCTCAGCGACGCCAACGCGACGTTCGGCGACCTGACGGAGAAGGACTACCCCTTCGCGTTCATGCTCGCGTGCGCCGGCTACTTGCTGACCATGCTCGCCGACTGCGCTATCTCCCATGTCTACGGCAAGAAGGAGGGACAGAGCAGTCGCTCCATTGGCGATTTGGAGGTCCAAG GAAGCACCGTGCAGGGAAAGGGCAGCAGCGCAAACGGAGCGACCCATCATCACCCCGCCAGCGTCCACGTGGGATCGCTCAGCGACAGCATCCTGTTGATCGTGGCCCTCTGTTTCCACTCCTTCTTCGAAGGCATCGCGATTGGAGTCGCAGAAACGAAGGCAGATGCCTGGAAAGCCCTGTGGACCATTTCCCTCCACAAGATATTTGCAGCGATTGCAATGGGCATCGCCCTCCTGAGGATGATGCCCAACAGGCCTCTCCTGTCGTGTGTTTCATACGCCTTTGCTTTCGCGATCTCGACCCCTGTCGGCGTGGCCGTAGGGATCATAATAGACGCTACCTCGCAGGGTGCGGTGGCGGATTGGATCTATGCCATCTCAATGGGTTTGGCTTGCGGCGTGTTCATCTATGTTTCCATAAACCACTTGCTTTCCAAAGGGTACCTGCCGCAGAGGGCAGTCTCCGTGGACACGCCCATTCATAAGTTCTTGGCCGTGACGCTTGGGGTCGGGGTGATTGCCATCGTGATGATCTGGGATACCTAA
- the LOC115748863 gene encoding uncharacterized protein LOC115748863 encodes MSGIALVLELARKNPSFHSAQSVHSYGQFSAASFAAAAAPFAARFLFGSFRLPVAYCDAGTTWSEDYVSSTQSNSKNILHDESLKHGAKIYNIEMKPLFSAFEFRNFALTSLRSFLQSYLPLLQSIIQEEEDENFLQDDREERHVDMVVPFKNSVKQIIRETTVVTTRRVLERLAVQYVSQRMAWKLLKDVPKSTTRKAQRGMPALVYIWSVSRTTFRGQVLGTAATWLVQVGIETYRCLSRIFKSKEEDEVDPVEQVVTLGKKVYIVTMKCSASLFFASIGAGIGAAIMRPSLGQWVGCVAGDLAGPIIVSFCFENYLQLAL; translated from the exons ATGAGTGGAATAGCCTTAGTCCTTGAGCTCGCGAGGAAAAACCCGAGCTTCCATTCCGCCCAATCAGTGCACTCCTATGGACAGTTCTCGGCTGCctccttcgccgccgccgccgctccttTTGCAGCGAGGTTCCTGTTCGG AAGTTTTAGATTACCTGTCGCATACTGCGATGCTGGGACAACATGGTCTGAAGATTATGTTTCTAGTACACAAAGTAATAGCAAGAATATACTGCATGACGAATCTCTGAAACACGGCGCCAAGATATACAACATAGAGATGAAGCCTCTCTTTTCAGCTTTTGAGTTTAGGAACTTTGCCTTGACTTCGTTAAGGTCTTTTCTACAGTCCTATTTGCCCCTTTTACAGTCCATTATCCAGGAGGAAGAGGATGAGAACTTCCTGCAGGATGATAGGGAGGAGCGCCATGTAGATATGGTCGTTCCCTTCAAAAATTCTGTCAAACAGATCATTCGGGAG aCTACAGTTGTAACTACTAGACGGGTTTTGGAAAGGCTTGCTGTCCAATATGTTTCACAAAGAATGGCATGGAAACTTCTCAAAG ATGTTCCCAAATCTACTACACGCAAGGCACAAAGAGGGATGCCAGCTCTAGTTTATATATGGAGTGTTAGCAGGACAACTTTTAGAG GGCAGGTACTAGGAACTGCGGCAACATGGCTTGTTCAAGTAGGAATTGAAACTTACCGATGCTTGTCTAGGATATTCAagtccaaggaagaagatgaagttgatCCAGTAGAACAAGTTGTAACTCTCGGGAAGAAGGTGTACATAGTTACTATGAAGTGTAGTGCATCCCTGTTTTTTGCTTCGATCGGAGCAGGGATTGGTGCCGCTATTATGCGCCCTTCACTTGGGCAGTGGGTTG GCTGTGTTGCCGGCGACTTAGCTGGCCCAATTATTGTGTCATTTTGCTTTGAGAATTATCTCCAATTGGCTCTATAA
- the LOC115748883 gene encoding uncharacterized protein LOC115748883 isoform X1, with protein sequence MNQGDLHKVWEIKALKRKPAEDEARKILERIAHQVQPIMRKRRWRVMLLFEFCPTNARLLGLNVGRGAHVKLRLRRPNRDDLFYPYDQVLDTVLLKLCHDVHGPHDAKFYKLWDELRKECEELMANGMTGTGQGFDLPGRRLGGFSKKPHISQLRQTAWAAAERRAVLGSLLPSGPRRLGGNSSIMVLSSAQAAAMAAERRLQDDIWCGSKFEDGGGDEKSNPDILLNIENEIKTPSKSRHDNAGSQASHSISRKRIRETNEASASQSSSSDVDQNYVDLTGNDRTCGAADDLSCAHQRRKFESDNVFDSKFKCHLGNASFGMQYNLTSRPGLKGTAKHPSVELLMWACGICTLLNPPLAPICKICGSERLKDEGSKFKSWSCKFCTMDNSVELERCSACEQWRYSHGPPVSARAPCQGD encoded by the exons atgaaccagGGCGATCTGCACAAGGTATGGGAAATCAAGGCCCTGAAGAGGAAGCCTGCAGAAGACGAAGCCCGGAAGATCCTCGAGCGGATCGCCCATCAGGTTCAACCCATCATGCGCAAGCGTCGGTGGAGGGTCATGCTTCTCTTTGAATTCTG TCCAACGAATGCGCGTCTTCTGGGTTTGAATGTGGGTCGTGGCGCGCATGTGAAGCTGAGGCTTCGCAGGCCTAATAGAGACGATCTTTTCTATCCTTATGATCAAGTCCTCGACACAGTGCTTCTCAAGCTCTGCCACGACGTGCACGGCCCTCACGATGCCAAGTTCTACAAGCTCTGGGATGAACTTAGAAAG GAGTGTGAGGAGTTGATGGCCAATGGAATGACCGGCACCGGCCAGGGTTTTGATCTTCCTGGGAGGCGTCTTGGTGGTTTCTCTAAAAAGCCACATATTTCACAACTGCGGCAAACTGCTTGGGCTGCTGCAGAGAGGAGAGCAGTTTTGGGTTCTCTCCTACCATCTGGACCGAGGCGTCTTGGTGGCAATAGTAGCATCATGGTACTTAGTTCAGCACAAGCTGCTGCAATGGCTGCAGAAAGGAGATTGCAGGATGACATCTGGTGTGGCTCTAAATTCGAAGATGGCGGCGGGGATGAAAAAAGTAACCCTGATATTCTGCTTAATATAGAGAATGAGATCAAAACCCCTTCAAAATCGAGGCATGATAATGCAGGAAGCCAAGCTTCGCATTCGATCTCTCGGAAAAGAATTCGTGAAACGAATGAAGCTTCAGCTTCACAATCATCCAGCAGTGATGTGGATCAGAATTATGTGGATTTAACAGGGAATGACAGGACATGTGGCGCAGCAGATGATCTCAGCTGTGCCCATCAGAGAAGAAAATTTGAATCAGATAATGTATTCGATTCTAAATTCAAATGTCATCTGGGGAATGCTTCATTTGGCATGCAATACAATTTGACCTCTCGGCCAGGGCTTAAGGGCACTGCTAAACATCCTTCAGTTGAGCTCCTTATGTGGGCATGTGGAATATGCACCTTATTAAATCCT CCACTTGCTCCAATCTGTAAGATTTGTGGTTCAGAAAGGCTCAAGGATGAGGGCTCCAAATTCAAGTCGTGGTCTTGTAAATTCTGCACGATGGATAATAGTGTCGAGTTAGAGAGATGTTCCGCTTGTGAGCAGTGGAGATATTCACATGGGCCTCCAGTGTCAGCAAGAGCACCGTGCCAGGGTGATTGA